In the bacterium genome, one interval contains:
- a CDS encoding tetratricopeptide repeat protein yields the protein MASGMRRPWGVLWVLVLGLALSLAAGCGDKQAKKAKHMEKGNAFLEQGKLTEAIIEFKNAVQLDPGDGQAQYALGRALLRKGSVTEAFGAFSQAVKLDEGILEAHLGLGRLYLLGKDSAKARERAELVLQKDPTNLEAHLLMADALMMEGKLDQAIEYQQKGLELKPDRPGTGIHLATMYLLKGEPEKAEEVLLQEIKKDPKSASPRLALGRMYLMTRRQDQAERTFLELLEVEPGNLPAIRDLARLYTAQGKPQEGERVFLEAVAKEPKRSDLRLALGDFYVAWGKTDQAVVQFREARDLDPRNLAARERLVDYHLAQKEFHQARVYVDEIKKRIPGEPGGVMLEGRLLLAERRYEEAVAALQNLVKQAPNHPQAHFLLALGYLGKGDLQQGKTALVKCLELAPAHLQARELLADLHLRTGAREEALAEAQRLVETAPKNWRAYQMLARAQMARGDLKKARSALEEMIKLAPERSSGPYMMGLIALAEKKEDQAAEMFAKALALDPQDTGALRMLVSYHLRRGEEEKAKNLVEEHLSRFPRHAPFHHIKGALLAALGKTQEAEESYRKAMEMDPLKPEPYIALAMLYAREERLDQAAAMYAKALEKDPKALAPRMALGAIYEKQGNKAKAKETYEQLLALDPDFPPALNNLAWMELEQGGNLDLALSMAQRAKERAPQEPAVSDTLGWAYHLKGLPTMALPLIQEALEKMPENPTVLYHLGVVQAQLGRQEEARGALEKALNVGQKQTFPEKEEAAKLLEKLSGPQTGSPRPAEGKK from the coding sequence ATGGCTTCTGGCATGAGAAGGCCTTGGGGAGTCTTGTGGGTGCTTGTGTTGGGCCTGGCTTTGAGTTTGGCGGCGGGCTGTGGGGACAAGCAGGCCAAGAAAGCCAAGCACATGGAGAAGGGCAATGCTTTCTTGGAGCAGGGCAAACTCACGGAGGCCATAATAGAGTTCAAAAATGCCGTGCAACTGGATCCGGGGGATGGGCAGGCCCAATATGCTCTTGGTCGGGCTTTGTTGCGCAAGGGGTCTGTTACCGAGGCCTTTGGAGCTTTTTCCCAGGCCGTCAAGCTGGATGAAGGTATTCTGGAAGCCCATCTTGGTCTGGGACGCCTCTATCTTCTGGGCAAGGATTCGGCAAAGGCCAGGGAAAGGGCTGAGCTGGTTCTCCAGAAAGACCCTACCAACCTGGAGGCCCACCTTCTCATGGCAGATGCGCTCATGATGGAAGGAAAGCTGGATCAGGCCATAGAATACCAGCAAAAAGGCCTGGAGTTGAAACCGGATCGGCCCGGCACAGGTATCCACCTGGCCACCATGTACCTTCTCAAGGGGGAGCCGGAGAAAGCCGAGGAGGTGCTCTTACAGGAGATCAAGAAAGATCCCAAGTCAGCTTCTCCCAGGCTGGCCCTTGGCCGCATGTACCTCATGACAAGGCGACAGGATCAGGCTGAAAGGACTTTCTTGGAACTTCTGGAGGTGGAACCAGGGAACCTGCCTGCCATAAGGGATCTGGCCAGGCTTTACACGGCCCAGGGCAAGCCCCAGGAAGGGGAAAGGGTTTTTCTGGAGGCCGTGGCCAAAGAGCCCAAACGCTCGGACCTGCGCCTGGCTCTGGGGGATTTCTATGTTGCCTGGGGAAAGACCGATCAGGCCGTTGTACAGTTCAGGGAAGCCAGGGATCTGGACCCCAGGAATCTGGCTGCCCGGGAGCGGCTCGTGGACTACCATCTGGCCCAAAAGGAGTTCCACCAGGCCAGGGTCTATGTGGATGAGATCAAGAAAAGAATTCCCGGGGAACCTGGGGGAGTCATGTTGGAAGGCAGGCTTCTTCTGGCAGAGAGGCGCTACGAGGAGGCCGTGGCAGCACTTCAAAACCTGGTGAAACAGGCCCCCAATCACCCCCAGGCGCATTTCCTCCTGGCTCTGGGCTACCTGGGCAAGGGGGATCTTCAGCAGGGCAAGACAGCCCTGGTAAAGTGCCTGGAGCTGGCTCCTGCTCATCTGCAGGCCAGGGAGCTCCTGGCGGATCTTCACCTTAGAACAGGGGCCCGGGAAGAGGCCCTTGCCGAGGCCCAGCGCCTGGTGGAGACAGCTCCCAAGAACTGGAGGGCCTACCAGATGTTGGCCAGGGCCCAGATGGCCAGGGGGGACTTGAAGAAGGCCAGAAGCGCTCTGGAGGAGATGATCAAGCTGGCGCCAGAGAGATCCTCAGGGCCTTACATGATGGGGCTCATTGCCCTGGCCGAGAAGAAGGAGGATCAGGCTGCCGAGATGTTCGCCAAGGCCCTGGCCCTAGACCCCCAGGACACAGGGGCCCTAAGGATGCTGGTTTCCTACCACCTGAGAAGGGGCGAAGAGGAAAAGGCGAAGAATCTGGTGGAGGAGCATCTTTCCAGATTTCCCCGGCACGCACCCTTCCATCACATAAAAGGAGCGCTTCTGGCGGCCCTGGGGAAAACTCAGGAGGCAGAGGAGAGCTACCGCAAGGCCATGGAAATGGATCCCTTGAAACCCGAGCCCTATATAGCCCTGGCAATGCTCTATGCCAGGGAGGAGCGTCTTGATCAGGCTGCAGCCATGTACGCCAAGGCCTTGGAAAAGGATCCCAAGGCCCTTGCACCCAGAATGGCTCTGGGAGCCATCTACGAAAAGCAAGGCAACAAGGCCAAGGCCAAGGAGACCTATGAGCAGCTCCTGGCTCTGGATCCGGATTTCCCGCCCGCTTTGAACAACCTGGCCTGGATGGAGCTTGAGCAGGGCGGAAACCTGGATCTTGCCCTGAGCATGGCCCAGAGGGCCAAAGAGAGGGCCCCTCAGGAGCCCGCAGTATCTGACACCCTGGGTTGGGCCTATCACCTAAAAGGGCTGCCCACCATGGCCCTTCCTCTGATTCAGGAGGCCCTGGAGAAAATGCCAGAAAACCCAACGGTCCTTTACCACCTGGGGGTGGTGCAGGCCCAGCTGGGCCGTCAGGAAGAAGCCAGGGGGGCTTTGGAAAAGGCCCTAAATGTGGGCCAGAAACAAACCTTTCCGGAAAAGGAGGAGGCAGCCAAGCTCTTGGAGAAACTCTCTGGCCCCCAAACCGGCAGTCCCAGACCTGCCGAAGGCAAGAAGTGA
- a CDS encoding polysaccharide biosynthesis/export family protein, with protein MKKSVLLWWMGVASFLGLLAMVYPCMAQQKTSGGVSEDYIISVHDVLDIHVWKEPELSREVVVREDGKISIPLADDLQAAGQTPVELKKSIAQKLSDFLADPQVTVIVKIPKKYKVFVTGNVTRPGQYESPHPVTPLQAVAMAGGLNEWASSKLIILSMEGGKPTRRVLNYKEVVSGESLEENQPLKSGDTVIVP; from the coding sequence ATGAAAAAATCTGTGCTGCTCTGGTGGATGGGTGTGGCAAGCTTCCTGGGTTTGTTAGCCATGGTGTATCCTTGCATGGCCCAGCAGAAAACCTCTGGAGGGGTTTCCGAGGATTACATCATTTCCGTGCACGACGTACTGGACATACATGTCTGGAAGGAGCCTGAGCTGAGTAGAGAGGTGGTGGTCAGGGAAGATGGCAAGATATCCATACCCCTGGCCGATGATCTTCAGGCCGCAGGACAGACCCCCGTGGAGCTGAAAAAGAGCATTGCTCAAAAGCTCTCGGATTTTCTGGCCGATCCCCAGGTCACGGTCATAGTCAAGATTCCCAAGAAGTACAAGGTCTTTGTAACCGGAAACGTAACCAGGCCGGGGCAGTACGAATCCCCTCACCCGGTGACGCCCCTGCAGGCCGTGGCCATGGCTGGCGGGCTCAATGAGTGGGCCTCCAGCAAGCTGATAATCCTGAGCATGGAAGGCGGAAAGCCCACCAGGAGGGTGCTCAACTACAAGGAGGTGGTCTCAGGGGAGTCTCTGGAGGAGAACCAGCCACTGAAGTCTGGCGACACGGTCATAGTGCCTTGA